The following are encoded in a window of Mycobacterium decipiens genomic DNA:
- a CDS encoding class I SAM-dependent methyltransferase: MSGSGHTITHVSDTARWTALHRATESARPDALFSDPLAERLAGEQGRAIVARVPRMARSGWWLVARTKIIDDVIVEAIAGGCDRVLNLAAGLDTRPYRLDLPSDFTWVEADLPQLLTEKTQLLADQAPTCRLTRMAVDLADARARDAFFRSALDGASKALVLTEGLLMYLDDRDVVALSEAIKQPEVGWWMLDFAGPGLKNLMNKKMAGMLQNAPFKFAPENGLAYFEELGWLVIEAESLFSAARRLHRLPISMRPAAWLPQPDPRHPGNRAWSAVALLTRRA, translated from the coding sequence ATGTCAGGATCTGGGCACACCATCACCCATGTTTCGGATACGGCCCGGTGGACGGCGTTGCATCGAGCAACCGAATCGGCACGGCCAGATGCGTTGTTCAGTGACCCGCTTGCCGAGCGACTGGCCGGTGAGCAGGGCCGTGCCATCGTCGCCCGGGTTCCACGGATGGCGCGCAGCGGTTGGTGGCTTGTCGCCCGCACCAAGATCATCGACGACGTCATTGTCGAAGCGATCGCCGGCGGCTGTGACCGGGTGTTGAACTTGGCCGCCGGATTGGACACCCGCCCGTATCGTTTGGACCTTCCGTCCGATTTCACCTGGGTGGAGGCTGATCTGCCGCAGTTGCTCACGGAAAAAACGCAGCTGCTTGCCGACCAGGCACCCACCTGCCGGTTAACCCGGATGGCCGTCGATCTGGCCGATGCTCGCGCCCGCGACGCATTCTTCAGAAGTGCGCTGGACGGCGCATCCAAGGCGCTAGTGCTAACCGAGGGCTTGTTGATGTACCTCGACGATCGCGATGTCGTCGCGCTTTCCGAGGCGATCAAGCAACCCGAGGTCGGCTGGTGGATGCTCGACTTCGCCGGCCCGGGCCTCAAGAACCTGATGAACAAGAAGATGGCCGGCATGCTGCAGAATGCGCCCTTCAAGTTCGCGCCTGAGAACGGGTTGGCCTACTTTGAAGAACTCGGTTGGCTCGTCATCGAGGCCGAGTCGCTGTTTTCGGCGGCCCGCCGGCTCCATCGCTTGCCGATATCGATGCGTCCGGCTGCCTGGTTGCCCCAGCCGGATCCGCGCCACCCGGGTAATCGGGCTTGGAGTGCGGTTGCTCTGCTTACCCGTCGTGCCTGA
- a CDS encoding cytochrome P450: MTTSTDNLTIHHPITVGSEEFNANQHRYYEWMRRHAPVYRGRLKFVEERDVYFVSRHHDCLNLVTDPRIRRHVAGAQPLPLPKAIRMLTTDTMIYKDDPEHLRLRKLVSHSFTPRTISHLEARVESVTRGLLDQMTSGQEIDLQQAYALPVPTTVINELVGVPENDRYRFRDFVEIMLDGVNCTT, encoded by the coding sequence ATGACCACGTCGACCGACAACTTGACGATTCACCACCCGATCACCGTCGGAAGTGAAGAGTTCAATGCCAATCAGCACCGCTACTACGAGTGGATGCGCCGCCACGCACCGGTTTATCGGGGCAGGCTGAAGTTTGTCGAGGAACGCGATGTCTATTTCGTGTCCCGGCACCACGACTGCCTGAACCTGGTCACCGACCCGCGGATCCGCCGGCACGTCGCGGGAGCCCAACCGCTGCCGCTGCCCAAAGCGATCCGCATGCTCACCACCGACACCATGATCTATAAGGACGACCCCGAACACCTGCGGCTGCGCAAGCTGGTCAGCCATTCGTTCACCCCACGCACGATCAGCCACCTCGAGGCACGGGTCGAGAGCGTCACGCGCGGTCTGCTGGACCAAATGACGTCCGGGCAGGAAATCGACCTGCAACAGGCCTATGCCCTGCCGGTCCCGACCACGGTGATCAACGAATTGGTCGGGGTGCCCGAAAATGACCGCTACAGGTTCCGCGACTTCGTCGAAATCATGCTCGACGGGGTCAACTGCACGACCTGA
- a CDS encoding cytochrome P450, producing the protein MEQRRADPGEDILTELIHACEEGERLSDDEVIAMVFLLIGAGYETTYNLITNGVAALLAHPDQFSRLQRQPELIGSAVEEILRFTGTVGGTEPTTFAAEDITLHGTTIPRGAMVMVLLAAANRDPAEFADPDLFDITRSPNNHLAFSKGNHFCLGAHLARMETRIAIANLIEHFPNLRLAIAPEELSLLPVPLLNRLNGLPVVLR; encoded by the coding sequence ATCGAGCAGCGCCGCGCCGATCCTGGCGAAGACATCCTGACCGAGCTGATCCACGCCTGCGAGGAGGGCGAGCGCCTGTCCGACGACGAGGTCATCGCGATGGTGTTTTTGTTGATCGGCGCCGGCTACGAAACCACCTATAACCTGATCACCAACGGAGTCGCTGCCCTGTTGGCCCACCCCGACCAGTTTTCCCGCCTGCAACGGCAACCCGAGCTGATCGGCAGCGCGGTCGAGGAGATCCTCCGTTTCACCGGCACGGTTGGCGGCACCGAGCCCACCACGTTTGCCGCCGAAGACATCACCCTGCACGGCACTACCATCCCGCGCGGGGCGATGGTGATGGTGCTGCTCGCCGCCGCCAACCGTGACCCCGCCGAGTTCGCCGATCCAGACCTCTTCGACATCACCCGCAGCCCGAACAATCATCTGGCGTTCAGCAAAGGCAATCACTTTTGCCTCGGCGCGCACCTCGCCCGGATGGAAACCCGGATCGCGATCGCCAACCTCATCGAACACTTCCCCAACCTGCGACTAGCAATTGCACCCGAGGAGCTGAGCCTCCTGCCGGTGCCGCTGCTGAACCGGCTCAACGGCCTGCCTGTGGTGTTGCGCTGA
- a CDS encoding M48 family metallopeptidase yields MSQTPATTRSMFPEISSRAWEHPADRTALSALRRLKGFDQILKLMSGMLRERQHRLLYLASAARVGPRQFADLDALLDECVDVLDAPERPELYVMQSPGPDAFTIGIDKPFIVITSGMYDLMTHDEMRFVVGHELGHALSGHAVYRTMMLHLLRLARSFGVLPVGGWALRAIVAALLEWQRKSELSGDRAGLLCAQDLDTGIRVEMKLAGGSQLDKLDSEAFLAQAREYERSGDMRDGLLKLLNLELQTHPFSVLRAAALTDWVDSGEYAKVLAGDYPRRADDRNAKFSDDLGAAAKHYRDGFDQSNDPLINGIRDGLGGIVDGVGRAASNAADSLGRRISEWRQSSK; encoded by the coding sequence ATGTCTCAGACACCCGCCACCACCCGCAGCATGTTTCCCGAGATCAGCTCACGAGCGTGGGAGCACCCCGCCGATCGGACCGCCCTGTCCGCGCTGCGCCGGCTCAAAGGCTTCGACCAGATCTTGAAGCTGATGTCCGGAATGCTGCGGGAGCGTCAGCACCGGCTGCTGTACCTGGCCAGCGCGGCGCGTGTCGGGCCGCGGCAGTTCGCGGACCTCGACGCGCTGCTCGACGAGTGCGTGGATGTGCTGGACGCGCCGGAGAGACCCGAACTTTATGTGATGCAGTCGCCGGGCCCGGATGCCTTCACCATCGGGATCGACAAGCCATTCATCGTGATCACGTCGGGGATGTACGACTTGATGACGCACGACGAGATGCGGTTCGTGGTGGGCCACGAACTCGGCCACGCCCTGTCCGGTCACGCGGTGTACCGCACGATGATGTTGCATCTGCTGCGGTTGGCGCGATCATTCGGCGTCTTGCCGGTCGGCGGCTGGGCGTTGCGTGCGATCGTCGCCGCGCTGTTGGAGTGGCAGCGCAAATCGGAACTGTCCGGGGACCGCGCCGGGTTGCTGTGCGCGCAGGATTTGGACACCGGGATCCGGGTTGAAATGAAGCTCGCTGGTGGCAGCCAGCTGGACAAGCTGGACTCGGAGGCCTTCTTGGCGCAGGCCCGGGAATACGAGAGATCCGGCGACATGCGCGATGGGTTACTCAAGCTGCTCAACCTGGAGCTGCAGACCCATCCGTTCTCGGTGTTGCGGGCCGCCGCCTTGACCGACTGGGTGGATTCCGGCGAATACGCAAAGGTGCTGGCCGGCGACTACCCGCGTCGGGCCGACGATCGAAACGCCAAATTCTCCGACGACCTCGGCGCGGCCGCCAAGCATTACAGAGACGGCTTCGACCAGTCCAACGACCCGCTGATCAACGGCATCCGCGACGGACTCGGCGGCATCGTCGATGGCGTGGGACGGGCGGCCTCGAACGCGGCCGATTCGTTGGGCCGCAGGATCAGCGAGTGGCGCCAGTCCTCGAAATGA
- a CDS encoding DUF1772 domain-containing protein, with product MNMSPFVALTSLAAIASAASGGMMFVFSTFIMRGLDRTDPIEAITAMRGINAEANSNPAFLLAYFGATILALVVGVLAAIQLRQPGSWWVLVGAVFGILGAIITIAVNVPLNNHLDGVNPAGLSAADAAREWQAYFTTWTAWNHLRTVTAFVSAVVMLIGVRFR from the coding sequence ATGAACATGAGCCCCTTTGTCGCCCTGACCTCCCTGGCCGCGATCGCTAGCGCCGCATCGGGCGGAATGATGTTTGTGTTCTCCACCTTCATCATGCGCGGGTTGGACCGGACCGATCCGATCGAGGCCATCACCGCGATGCGCGGTATCAACGCCGAAGCCAACTCCAATCCGGCGTTTCTGCTGGCGTACTTCGGTGCGACGATCTTGGCTCTGGTGGTCGGCGTGTTGGCCGCGATCCAGTTGCGCCAACCCGGCAGCTGGTGGGTGCTGGTGGGAGCGGTCTTCGGGATCCTCGGCGCGATCATCACGATCGCCGTCAACGTGCCGCTCAACAACCATCTCGACGGCGTGAATCCGGCGGGGTTGTCAGCCGCCGATGCGGCCCGCGAGTGGCAGGCCTACTTCACGACCTGGACGGCGTGGAACCACCTGCGGACCGTTACCGCGTTCGTCTCCGCCGTGGTGATGCTGATCGGCGTGCGCTTCCGCTGA
- a CDS encoding FAD-dependent monooxygenase, which translates to MTEQLITALVVGAGPTGLTMANELTRHGVAVRIIDREPAPLRTSRALVVQPRTLEIFDDMGVIDEALAAGNPATSLTIAFKKKKVQLDLAGVLTGPQNHTAYPALRTLSQHDTERILSESLTTRGVPIDRGRALIDLSQDGDTVQASLRGDDGSIETVQCRWVIGCDGAHSAVRKAAGIAFTGSTYHDEFIMADAKLDWDLPHGGLYGFPTSAGIFAAFSMPGENRYRIFGNVAPGVPPRQEGPGAEYCEPTREEFQAMLDKRVPFPARVVEDYWVTRYRVHSRVVPIYRQDRVFLVGDAAHVHSPAGAQGMNTGIQDAYNLAWKLALVERGICDPALLDSYEAERHPVGIQLLKTTDRLFSALLGRNPISTIARGWLGPTVATRVLTRRAVRRWFVGTLAQLRLHYPDSPLNAQDGPRQSGKVTWADAPAPGDRAREADMFSGGKPGRLYETFRGTHHTVLLFTGFDEQARPAVELCRIAEQVEHAYPGLVRARVISAERFVDHPLALADPDRSAHAQYGVKSQCVFVIRPDAHIGYRGRPIGVDRLLADLAARLPGASALPAGGSANRGGAVGRR; encoded by the coding sequence ATGACTGAACAGTTGATAACGGCGCTCGTCGTAGGTGCGGGACCGACGGGCTTGACCATGGCAAACGAACTGACGCGCCACGGCGTCGCGGTGCGGATCATCGACCGCGAGCCCGCGCCGCTGCGCACGTCGCGGGCACTGGTCGTACAGCCTCGCACGCTGGAGATCTTCGACGACATGGGCGTGATCGACGAAGCACTCGCGGCCGGCAATCCGGCCACGTCGCTCACCATCGCGTTCAAGAAAAAGAAGGTGCAGCTTGACCTCGCCGGCGTGTTGACCGGACCGCAGAACCACACCGCCTATCCCGCCCTGCGCACTCTCTCGCAGCACGACACCGAGCGGATACTCAGCGAGTCGCTGACCACGCGGGGTGTCCCGATCGACCGCGGCCGGGCACTGATCGATCTGAGCCAAGACGGTGACACCGTGCAGGCGTCGTTGCGCGGCGACGACGGATCAATCGAGACGGTGCAATGCCGCTGGGTCATCGGCTGCGATGGCGCTCACAGTGCGGTACGCAAGGCAGCTGGCATCGCCTTCACGGGCTCCACTTATCACGACGAGTTCATCATGGCTGACGCCAAACTCGATTGGGACCTACCACACGGCGGCCTGTACGGATTTCCCACTTCGGCAGGCATTTTCGCGGCGTTTTCCATGCCAGGCGAGAACAGATACCGCATCTTCGGCAATGTCGCACCGGGGGTCCCCCCGCGACAGGAGGGACCCGGCGCCGAGTACTGCGAGCCAACCCGGGAAGAGTTCCAGGCGATGCTCGACAAGCGGGTGCCCTTCCCGGCCAGGGTCGTCGAGGACTACTGGGTGACCCGGTATCGGGTGCACAGCCGCGTCGTGCCCATCTATCGCCAGGACCGTGTCTTCTTGGTCGGGGACGCCGCACACGTGCACAGCCCCGCCGGGGCCCAGGGCATGAACACCGGTATCCAGGACGCCTACAACCTGGCCTGGAAGCTTGCCCTGGTCGAACGTGGTATCTGCGATCCGGCACTACTGGACAGCTACGAGGCCGAGCGTCACCCCGTGGGCATCCAGTTGCTCAAGACGACCGACCGGTTGTTCTCAGCTCTGCTGGGGCGCAACCCGATATCGACGATCGCCCGTGGTTGGCTGGGCCCAACGGTTGCGACGCGAGTACTCACTCGACGCGCAGTGCGTCGATGGTTCGTCGGCACATTGGCGCAGTTGCGGCTGCATTACCCGGACAGTCCGCTCAATGCTCAGGACGGTCCCCGGCAATCGGGCAAGGTTACCTGGGCTGATGCCCCCGCACCGGGCGACCGGGCACGAGAGGCCGACATGTTCTCCGGCGGGAAACCGGGCCGCCTCTACGAGACATTCCGAGGCACCCATCACACCGTTTTGCTGTTCACCGGGTTCGACGAACAAGCGCGACCCGCCGTGGAGCTCTGCCGAATTGCCGAACAAGTCGAACACGCCTACCCCGGGCTGGTGCGGGCGCGCGTTATCAGTGCCGAACGTTTCGTCGACCACCCGCTGGCACTTGCTGATCCGGATCGGTCAGCGCACGCTCAGTACGGGGTCAAGTCGCAATGCGTATTCGTCATCCGCCCCGACGCACACATCGGCTACCGCGGACGACCGATCGGCGTAGATCGGCTCCTGGCCGACCTAGCTGCCCGACTGCCCGGCGCTAGCGCGCTGCCGGCCGGTGGGTCGGCCAACCGCGGTGGCGCCGTTGGTCGCAGGTGA
- a CDS encoding TetR/AcrR family transcriptional regulator, whose translation MPPSNQPRRDKLTDVAAELVAMHGLHGLSHRAVDEAAEVPRGTTSNYFRSREALVAATVQRIVDLHFALITELRAQYAAADRTVSVPDFLGDVVDHALTRFPGRYLAMLELALECARKPDMRQELDRITDDAMRLTRDAHRVNDCEPSQDDIELLGTFYNGVLFTSLVMPHTLGGRSPGEITRSMVRKVLEPSAAQLSPATNGATAVGRPTGRQRASAGQSGS comes from the coding sequence GTGCCACCGAGTAATCAGCCGCGGCGTGACAAACTGACCGATGTCGCCGCCGAGCTAGTGGCCATGCATGGCTTGCATGGCCTATCGCACCGTGCAGTGGACGAGGCCGCCGAAGTACCGCGCGGGACCACGTCCAACTACTTTCGTTCCCGCGAAGCGTTGGTGGCGGCGACGGTTCAGCGCATCGTCGACCTGCACTTCGCCTTGATCACGGAGTTGCGCGCCCAGTACGCAGCGGCGGATCGAACCGTCAGCGTCCCAGACTTTCTAGGCGACGTGGTCGATCACGCGCTGACGCGTTTTCCCGGGCGCTATCTCGCGATGCTTGAACTGGCGCTGGAGTGCGCTCGAAAGCCTGATATGCGTCAGGAGCTCGACCGCATCACCGATGACGCCATGAGACTGACGCGCGACGCGCATCGTGTGAACGACTGCGAACCGTCGCAGGACGACATCGAGCTGCTCGGCACCTTCTACAACGGGGTGCTGTTCACCTCGCTAGTTATGCCCCACACCCTGGGTGGTCGCAGCCCCGGCGAGATCACACGCAGCATGGTTCGGAAAGTTCTTGAACCAAGTGCTGCCCAGCTATCACCTGCGACCAACGGCGCCACCGCGGTTGGCCGACCCACCGGCCGGCAGCGCGCTAGCGCCGGGCAGTCGGGCAGCTAG
- a CDS encoding glycoside hydrolase family 16 protein has translation MPEMDRRSMMLMTGIGALAASVPLPEARALPSPPDAPSPSGQSVTYLFQDEFDGPAGSAPDPSKWTVARARERIKDPTFWELPENIGQYRDDRQNVFLDGKSNLVIRAAKEGSTYYSGKIQSPWRGGVGHTWEARIKLDCLTAGCWPAWWLSNEDRGGEIDILEWYGNRNWPSATTVHAKSNGSEWKTRNIAVDSGWHTWRCQWDQAGMRFWEDYVDGAQPYFTVPANSLPDWPFNESGYTVFPVLNLAVAGSGGGDPGPGSYPAQMLVDWVRVW, from the coding sequence ATGCCCGAGATGGATCGTCGCAGCATGATGCTGATGACGGGTATCGGTGCGCTGGCAGCTTCGGTTCCCCTCCCGGAGGCCCGGGCTTTGCCGTCCCCACCTGATGCGCCGTCGCCCAGTGGCCAATCGGTGACCTACCTCTTCCAGGACGAGTTTGATGGACCGGCCGGCTCGGCCCCGGACCCGTCGAAGTGGACGGTCGCGCGAGCTCGTGAGCGCATCAAGGATCCGACGTTCTGGGAGCTACCCGAGAACATCGGGCAATACCGCGACGACCGACAAAACGTGTTCCTCGATGGCAAGTCCAACCTGGTAATCCGTGCCGCAAAAGAAGGCAGCACCTACTACAGCGGCAAAATTCAAAGCCCGTGGCGGGGAGGCGTCGGCCACACCTGGGAAGCTCGAATCAAACTGGATTGCCTCACCGCCGGTTGCTGGCCCGCCTGGTGGTTGTCCAATGAGGACCGTGGCGGCGAGATCGACATTCTCGAGTGGTACGGCAACCGTAACTGGCCTTCGGCAACCACCGTCCATGCGAAATCGAATGGTTCGGAATGGAAGACCCGCAACATTGCGGTGGACAGCGGGTGGCACACCTGGCGATGCCAGTGGGACCAAGCCGGTATGCGCTTCTGGGAGGATTACGTTGATGGCGCGCAACCGTACTTCACCGTTCCGGCGAACTCCCTGCCGGACTGGCCCTTTAACGAATCCGGCTACACGGTGTTTCCGGTCCTGAATTTGGCGGTCGCTGGTTCCGGTGGCGGTGATCCTGGGCCAGGGAGCTACCCCGCACAAATGCTCGTCGACTGGGTGCGTGTCTGGTAG
- a CDS encoding class I SAM-dependent methyltransferase — protein sequence MGGANMPELAIATMPRGGPGASWLDRRFQTDALEYLDRDDVPDEVKQKIIRVLDRVGTMTHLHEKFARAALKLVSDIPRPRILELGAGHGKLSAKILELHPTATVTISDLDPTSVANIAAGELGTHPRARTQVIDATGIDAEDDSYHLTVFALAFHHLPPAVACRAIAEATRVGKRFLVIDLKRQTPLSFALSSALLLPLNLLLLPWSSMRSSLHDGFISALRAYSPSALETLARAADPGMQVEILPAPTQLAPPSLAVVFSRSGAGPTGASECSTNRRPGE from the coding sequence ATGGGCGGGGCGAATATGCCTGAACTTGCGATTGCAACGATGCCAAGGGGTGGGCCCGGGGCATCCTGGCTGGATCGTCGGTTCCAAACCGATGCGCTGGAGTATCTCGACCGCGACGACGTGCCCGACGAGGTCAAGCAGAAGATCATCCGGGTGCTCGATCGGGTCGGCACCATGACCCACCTGCACGAGAAGTTCGCCCGCGCAGCGCTGAAACTTGTCTCCGACATACCCCGTCCGCGCATCCTGGAGCTTGGTGCGGGTCATGGCAAACTCTCGGCGAAGATCCTCGAGCTACACCCGACCGCGACCGTCACGATCAGCGATCTGGATCCGACCTCGGTGGCCAACATCGCCGCGGGGGAGCTGGGGACCCATCCGCGGGCGCGCACCCAAGTGATCGACGCCACCGGAATCGACGCGGAGGACGATAGCTATCACCTGACGGTCTTCGCGCTGGCATTTCACCACCTGCCGCCCGCGGTCGCCTGTCGGGCCATCGCCGAGGCCACCCGGGTTGGGAAGCGCTTTCTGGTCATCGACCTCAAACGGCAGACGCCGTTGTCGTTCGCGCTCTCGTCGGCGCTGCTGCTGCCGCTCAACCTACTGCTGCTGCCGTGGTCGTCGATGCGGTCGAGCCTGCACGACGGCTTCATCAGCGCACTTCGTGCCTATAGCCCGTCGGCGTTGGAGACGCTTGCCCGCGCCGCCGATCCGGGCATGCAGGTCGAAATCCTGCCCGCACCGACCCAACTTGCCCCGCCGTCGCTTGCCGTTGTGTTCTCCCGTTCGGGCGCAGGGCCAACCGGAGCTAGCGAGTGCTCGACGAACCGCCGACCCGGCGAATGA
- a CDS encoding APC family permease — translation MVGPRTGGCAIHKLGFWSVVMLGINSIIGAGIFLTPGAVIELAGPFAPIAYVLAGLFAGVMAIVFATAARYVRTNGASYAYTTAAFGRRIGIYVGVTHAITASIAWGVLASLFVSTLLRVAFPEKAWADTDQLFSVKTLTFVGFIGVLLTINLFGNRAIKWANGTSTVGKAFALSAFIVGGLWIIATRHVNNYATAWSAYSATPYSLLGVAEIGKSTFSSLALATIVALYAFTGFESIANAAEEMDAPDRNLPRAIPIAIFSVGVIYLLALAVAMLLGSDKIVASRDTVKLAAAIGNDTFRTIVVVGALVSMFGINVAASFGAPRLWTALADGCVLPTSLSRKNQYDVPMVAFAITASLALAFPLALRFDNLHLTGLAVIARFVQFIIVPIALIALARSQAAEHAAVKRNAFTDKVLPIVAVVISVGLAVSFDYRSIFLAGRGPNYFSIALIVITFIVVPATAYLHYYRIIRRVGGSSSTR, via the coding sequence GTGGTCGGCCCGCGGACTGGAGGATGTGCGATCCACAAGCTTGGTTTCTGGAGTGTTGTCATGCTCGGGATCAACTCGATAATCGGAGCCGGCATCTTCCTCACTCCAGGTGCGGTGATCGAGCTCGCCGGACCCTTCGCACCGATCGCCTACGTTTTGGCTGGTCTTTTCGCTGGCGTAATGGCGATCGTCTTTGCAACGGCGGCGAGGTACGTCAGAACGAACGGTGCCTCGTATGCCTACACCACGGCCGCATTTGGGCGCCGGATCGGTATCTACGTCGGTGTCACCCACGCCATTACCGCTTCTATCGCATGGGGGGTGCTTGCGTCCCTGTTCGTCTCGACGCTGTTGCGAGTGGCCTTCCCCGAAAAGGCCTGGGCCGACACCGACCAACTGTTCAGCGTGAAGACGCTGACGTTTGTCGGCTTTATCGGTGTGCTGCTAACGATCAATCTCTTCGGGAACCGAGCGATCAAGTGGGCGAACGGAACCTCAACCGTGGGAAAGGCATTCGCGCTCTCGGCCTTCATAGTCGGCGGACTGTGGATCATCGCCACGCGGCACGTGAACAACTATGCAACGGCGTGGTCGGCGTACAGCGCGACACCGTACTCGTTGCTCGGCGTCGCCGAAATTGGCAAAAGCACCTTCTCGAGTTTGGCGCTGGCCACGATCGTCGCGTTGTACGCATTCACCGGTTTCGAATCGATCGCCAACGCCGCCGAGGAAATGGATGCACCGGACCGGAACCTGCCCAGAGCCATACCAATAGCGATCTTCTCTGTCGGCGTGATCTACCTGCTCGCGCTAGCGGTAGCGATGTTGTTGGGATCGGACAAGATTGTCGCCTCCCGCGACACTGTGAAACTGGCCGCGGCCATCGGAAACGATACCTTCCGAACGATCGTCGTCGTCGGGGCTTTGGTATCGATGTTCGGCATTAATGTCGCCGCCTCGTTCGGTGCTCCGCGGCTGTGGACCGCGCTCGCGGACGGCTGCGTGCTGCCGACAAGCTTGTCGCGCAAGAACCAATACGATGTGCCGATGGTTGCCTTCGCGATCACAGCGTCGTTGGCGCTCGCATTTCCACTGGCACTTCGGTTCGACAACCTGCACCTGACCGGCCTGGCGGTGATCGCACGATTCGTTCAGTTCATCATCGTGCCGATTGCGCTCATCGCCTTGGCGCGTTCCCAGGCGGCCGAGCATGCGGCGGTGAAGCGAAATGCGTTCACCGACAAGGTGTTACCAATCGTTGCGGTCGTGATCTCGGTTGGGCTGGCAGTGTCCTTCGATTACCGGTCCATCTTTCTCGCGGGGCGCGGCCCAAACTACTTCTCGATTGCATTGATCGTGATCACGTTCATCGTCGTACCGGCGACGGCTTACCTCCACTACTACAGAATCATTCGCCGGGTCGGCGGTTCGTCGAGCACTCGCTAG
- a CDS encoding esterase — translation MRIKMFVLVTAVVLFGCPGVAAAAPKTYCENLKGTDTGQVCQIQTTDPGYNINISLPNFYPDQKSLESYVNQTQDEFLNVAKSSTPRDVPYQLDITSTTYGSEVPPRGTQAVVLKVYKNVGGAHPQTAYKSFNWDQGFRKPITYDTLWRPETDPLPVIFPIVQSEVQKQAEQPVPIAPSVGLDPANYQNFAITNDGVIFFFSQGQLLPEAAGVIQVLVPRSAIDSMLA, via the coding sequence GTGCGTATCAAGATGTTCGTGCTTGTCACGGCTGTCGTTCTGTTTGGTTGTCCCGGTGTGGCCGCGGCTGCGCCCAAGACCTACTGTGAGAACCTGAAAGGCACCGACACGGGCCAGGTGTGCCAGATTCAGACAACCGACCCCGGCTACAACATCAACATCAGCCTGCCGAACTTCTACCCCGACCAGAAGTCGCTGGAAAGCTACGTCAACCAGACCCAGGACGAATTCCTCAACGTAGCCAAGTCGTCTACCCCACGCGACGTGCCCTACCAGTTGGATATCACCTCGACCACGTACGGGTCGGAGGTACCGCCGCGCGGTACCCAGGCCGTGGTGCTCAAGGTCTACAAGAACGTGGGGGGCGCGCACCCGCAAACCGCGTACAAGTCGTTCAATTGGGACCAGGGCTTTCGCAAGCCGATCACTTACGACACGTTGTGGCGGCCCGAGACCGATCCGCTGCCGGTGATCTTTCCCATCGTGCAAAGTGAAGTGCAGAAACAGGCGGAACAGCCGGTGCCGATCGCGCCGAGTGTTGGTCTGGACCCGGCCAACTACCAGAATTTCGCTATCACGAATGATGGGGTGATTTTCTTCTTCAGCCAGGGTCAGCTGCTGCCCGAAGCAGCCGGCGTCATCCAGGTTCTGGTCCCGCGCTCCGCGATCGACTCGATGCTGGCCTAG